From the genome of Kwoniella bestiolae CBS 10118 chromosome 5, complete sequence, one region includes:
- a CDS encoding glycerol kinase produces the protein MSRTPNVDLQMSSMKHPSPLGGGFGSSGGPGSFTPVFETSPQVSPANSRRPSISAAAGVQAPVPRRLSEVASGRPSFSQQAPPQHPQMQHQVSYFSGGGGHPPPTPGGNYVQGGGGSGGYSGGASLSRRGSTASHMSSGPRPIQRADYSGPNTPSLLSRAGSPTLPLGNEHTTAPRAYFEGAGGFSGMDGNRELRQGQFIGSLDCGTTSTRFIIFDKRAKIIAEHQTEFEQILPHAGWHEHDPEALVDAMTECINKAIEKLEWMGWSRKSIKGIGITNQRETTVCWSRSTGKPLCNAIVWDDSRTLGVVREYEKKLAEEGLDIDDEEEDLKGVPEDVEIGTGGEDAAFGEKGDVVVETEDGGESKVQGEKDGLVEKVGEKLENLGLAQKKEETKKPQANGNANVHGHKKRKGKEGIVDVTGIPLSTYFSAIKLRWMLDHQRQVHEAHENDDLMFGTVDTWLVYALTGREQGGLHIMDVTNASRTLLISLKTLQWHPPLLRFFGIRPSVLPKIVSSSEIYGTIHESIGTPLTSVPIAGIVGDQQAALVGNKCLRKGEAKCTYGTGAFVLFNTGEECVRSNYGLISTVAFQAGPDAKPVYALEGSIAVAGSAIKWLRDQMNLIEESSDMDILAGSVADTGGVYFVTAFSGLLAPYWDREASGTIIGLTSYTTSAHIARATLEAVCYQTRAVLDVIEKESETKLETLKVDGGVTNSDLAMQLQANIGGFNVARPAMRESTALGSALLAANALKLFGWDLSKPETLADVNTAGVHVFESELEEKERKKAIRGWERAVSRAGKWHEEGDEEEEEERYEEERGLSRLPSRQH, from the exons ATGTCTAGAACACCTAATGTAGATTTACAAATGTCTTCCATGAAGCACCCATCACCCCTcggaggaggatttggatcCAGCGGAGGTCCAGGGTCCTTCACACCGGTATTCGAAACTTCCCCTCAAGTCTCTCCCGCCAACTCTCGAAGACCTTCCATCTCAGCTGCAGCGGGTGTCCAAGCACCCGTACCGAGAAGATTATCAGAGGTAGCTTCTGGCAGACCATCGTTCTCACAACAAGctccacctcaacaccctcagATGCAACATCAGGTATCATACTTTTCCGGAGGGGGAggtcatcctcctcccacccctgGTGGAAATTACGTCcaaggtggtggaggaagcGGCGGGTACTCTGGTGGGGCATCCTTGTCGAGACGGGGCTCTACAGCTTCACACATGTCTTCCGGACCTAGACCAATCCAAAGAGCAGATTATTCTGGACCAAATACTCCGTCCCTCCTTTCCCGAGCGGGTTCTCCAACCTTGCCATTGGGTAATGAACACACCACTGCTCCTCGAGCTTACTTCGAGGGTGCGGGTGGGTTCAGTGGAATGGACGGAAATAGAGAATTGAGGCAGGGTCAATTCATCGGTTCATTGGATTGTGGTACAAC ATCAACCcgattcatcatcttcgacaaGCGAGCCAAAATCATTGCAGAACATCAAACAGAGTTCGAACAGATCTTACCCCATGCGGGATGGCACGAACACGATCCCGAGGCTCTTGTCGACGCTATGACCGAATGTATCAACAAGGCTATTGAGAAGCTCGAATGGATGGGTTGGTCAAGAAAGAGTATAAAGGGTATTG GTATTACAAATCAAAGAGAAACCACCGTCTGTTGGTCCCGATCAACCGGTAAACCCCTGTGTAATGCCATTGTATGGGATGATTCTCGTACCCTCGGTGTTGTGAGAGAGTATGAGAAGAAGTTGGCAGAGGAGGGATTAGAcatcgatgatgaggaagaagatctcaAGGGTGTTCCCGAGGATGTAGAGATTGGTActggtggtgaagatgctGCGTTTGGTGAGAAAGGTGATGTAGTAGTTGAAACcgaagatggaggtgaaAGTAAGGTTCAAGGTGAAAAAGATGGATTAGTCGAGAAAGTGGGAGAGAAGTTGGAAAATCTTGGTCTGGCCCAGAAAAAAGAGGAAACCAAGAAGCCGCAAGCCAATGGAAATGCCAACGTTCATGGAcacaagaagaggaagggtaAGGAAGGCATAGTCGATGT CACCGGTATTCCCCTTTCTACCTATTTCTCAGCTATCAAACTCCGATGGATGTTGGATCACCAAAGACAAGTTCACGAGGCCCATGAGAATGACGATTTGATGTTTGGTACTGTTGATACTTGGCTTGTATAT GCACTCACAGGAAGAGAACAAGGTGGTCTCCACATCATGGACGTGACCAACGCTTCGCGaaccctcctcatctccctgAAGACCCTCCAATGGCATCCTCCATTATTACGATTCTTCGGTATCCGGCCATCCGTCTTGCCCAAGATCGTGTCCTCCTCAGAGATCTACGGTACCATCCATGAATCCATCGGTACTCCCTTGACCAGTGTGCCTATAGCTGGTATAGTGGGTGATCAACAGGCCGCGTTGGTAGGAAACAAATGTCtgagaaagggagaagcCAAATGTACTTATGGTACTGGTGCTTTCGTCTTGTTCAACACTGGTGAAGAGTGTGTGAGGTCAAATTACGGATTGATCTCCACGGTCGCTTTCCAAGCTGGACCCGATGCCAAGCCTGTCTACGCGCTTGAGGGGTCTATTGCGGTTGCTGGGTCTGCTATCAAGTG GCTGAGAGATCAAATGAACCTGATCGAAGAATCATCAGATATGGACATTCTCGCCGGTTCAGTAGCCGACACCGGTGGTGTGTACTTTGTGACCGCTTTCAGTGGTTTACTCGCACC ATACTGGGACAGGGAAGCTTCCGGAACAATCATCGGTCTTACTTCATATACCACTTCTGCACATATTGCTAGAGCCACTTTGGAAGCTGTATGTTATCAGACCAGAGCGGTATTGGACGTTATCGAGAAAGAGAGTGAAACGAAATTGGAGACTTTGAAagttgatggtggtgttaCCAACTCGGATTTGGCAATGCAACTGCAAGCTAAT ATCGGAGGATTCAACGTCGCCCGTCCAGCCATGCGAGAATCCACGGCCCTCGGATCAGCCCTCCTTGCCGCCAACGCCCTCAAGCTATTCGGATGGGACTTGTCTAAACCTGAAACTTTGGCTGATGTCAATACCGCCGGTGTACATGTGTTCGAATCTGAATtagaagagaaggaacggAAGAAGGCTATCaggggatgggagagggCGGTCAGTAGGGCCGGTAAATGGcatgaggagggtgatgaggaggaggaagaggagaggtacgaggaggagagagggttGAGTAGGTTGCCTAGTCGACAACATTAG